ttatacattgtttctttagaaatgaacaacggacaaatagtcTTAAACTCTGCAGATGTAAaattattcactgtcaaagtggtgcCAAAATGGTAGtgaatgggatgctaactgcaggtgatggcttcgtagtattaaaatggcgccatgggagctacgctcagaggagaggcttacccccttggatTAAACCAAGGATTCAGGCAACAACACTAACTCTACAGTCCCGATGAATGAAGGAGTGGTTACAAATATTCACTGATACTTTCTATATCAAAAGCTATTGGCATGTGTGGATAGCTGTCTTGATGTGAGAAACCACAATGAATTTACCAGCTTCCTCTGATGACCAGaaaaggagatgtttttactgAGCAAGAACTCTGCCAGGTTAccgttttgtatttttaatcacATCTTTGTCCTCAATCTCTCCTTGTGCACAGGACCACCGAGCAGCAGCAGCGTTTCCACGAGATCTGTGGTAACCTGGTGAAGACCCAGCGTCGGATTGTGGGCTGGTGGAAGCGTCTCTGCGCCCTCAAGGAGGAGAAGCCCAAAATGGTAAGTAACAATACTAAAGTTTAATCTgactctctcccacacacagtATCTGTCACTAAACGTTGGccattacatactgtatacatcaGCCTAAAAGCTGTCTACAGTGCTGCATGAACTGGAGTAAATGGAGCCTTCTTAGCTGTATCTTACTACGGTGAGCTTTCTGTGCTTCAGATAAAAATATCCTCAGCTGATTTGGCTTTGCTGCTCCACTTAGCAAACCTCAAACTGGGTTACGGACTGTGATAATAGCCGTGTTCTTCACAGCATAATTGAAGACCGTTAGACACGCTCTTAAATCACATTCTGTAATTCAGTGACCCCCTTTGTTGGTTTCTTCAAAATGACAGCGCATGTTCTGCTGAGAAAACAAAATTGAGTTATGTTGCTGTACATGTAAAGAATCCCTCTTTTAAACTCATTAGAAGATGCTCTGTGTGCAGTCAGGATGCAGTTTGAGTAACTGAACTGCTGTTGGTTGAAATGTAATATGACTTGCTCTCCACAGTACTTTGCCTCAGTGATCAGCAGCTTGCTGGTAGTGGCCTGGATCGGACAGCAGGTGCACAACCTCTTCCTCACCTACCTGATTGGTGAGTAGTTACAACATGCTGGAACAactacatgtttttatttttttaatcctgtgTTCCACCTTGTTTTCTggattggctttttttttttttttttcttcttcttcatataGAGATACATATTAATGCAGGTAGTAAAGTCTTTGGCAGTTGTTTAACGTGATGTATTCATGCAGTTTAGTTGGAGGCTAAATATGACGCCTGACCTTAGATCTAAATACGTTCCAACATATCTAGTGAAAGAACAAAACTGGAATCGGGCTACATTTCATTCACTAAAAggtaaataaaaccttttaggTAGGGATGCACCAATCCAACCTTTTTACTACCAATACCTGGGCTTTAGGTATCGGCCAGTTAAGAGTCTGAGTgaagtgattatttttttttttttttttgttaaagccTTCTGTGGCAGCGTCTTTGCATGCATGTTTTACCTGGAGTAGAAAATCtttttccttattttatttttccctaAGTATCGGTTTAGGCATGGACACAGTTTTAAAAGTATCGTTTTTGCACAAgtactgggggaaaaaaacaaacaatgtccAACTTTAGGCAACAGCCAGTAACGGTACTATTAAATTGGTAGTTATTTTCTTAATGACATAATTAATGATATTTTGTATTTCCTACAAATTAAGACCAAATGAGAGGAAAAGTGCATTGAAACCTGAAACGGTCTCTCAGGACAAACCCTCCTGTCAGCCTTAGAGCTGCACAGCGGTCCCTCAGGGGAAGTGACAGTTGGTTTATGAGCAGCTCTGCTGGCTGTGTGGAAGCCAATTCTCTGTCAAATAAGCTGAGACATGTCAAGGATTCATCTGATGGGAAAACCATGAAATAGAAATTTTCACAGAGGCTGCTAACtctgaaacaacaacaattcttttattttaaagctttagcgCGTAGTTTgactcccccatgaggaattccaaGTAATGCCAACAAAATTGTTGGTGTGTACATGATCAAGACTATGGCAcatcccctcccccacccctcccACAAGCAGTTGCTAGTATGCAAGGAGGACATGGTGGATTAAGAAAACATTAGGACTCTTCAGAAGATAAGAAATCAGTTATGTTAATGTTGTGGCATCTTGTTTGTTGCCTAGCAGCAATGTTTGAACATTTAGCCTTTATTCCTCTTGTTGCAAACAAGAACTcaagtttctttttaaaggcaGCAATTTAAGCATCCCACAGGCCATAGCATCTCTGGAGCTACTGAAAAGTTTGTAAAATTCATATTGGAAGCATTTGATAAACTGTTCAGTGTTATTTAAAGTGTGCTTAGTGTTTGGCCCCAGGTATTTGGCTTTAATTATCTTTTCATTCAATACTTAATGGAAAAACTCAAACAATATTGCATTTCAGTGTAGTCGATgagatatatttatttttctttctctcttcttcccaccctctttctttctgcagTGAACTTCCTGCTGCTGCTACCTGGCCTGAACCAGCATGGCGTCATCACAAAGTATGCATCCATGGCCAAGAGGGAGATCAACAAACTGCTCAaacagaaggagaagaagaacgagTAGACGGAAGTGTGACGAGGAAATCTCTGAAAGATGAACCACGACAAAATGGAAGGAGGAAGGAAATTGTTTGAAGAGAGGAGAGcaacaaagtaaagaaaaaaagagcctcttggttcctctgtctctgccacAGAGCAAGACACCCTTTATTCACACATTGGATaagttttatttctatttcacCATTTGACATTCAAACCCCACATCACCTACTAGttctttattttgaatttatctGCCATGCATGCAGTCACCACATGAAGGTTATCTGATATTGTCACTCATTCGTACACAGCACTGAATGCTCAACACATGCTTCCTGGCCCCATACACAAAGTTTAAAACCTTCCTTCTGTTCAGGTGTGCTTCATTTTAAGATGTCAGTAATGCTTTTAAGCCATTCCCTCTACTTAGATAAAGTGACTACTGAGCAGTTTTTGTAGCATTACTGCATCATTTTAACCTCGAATTCCTcgcagtatttttttctttttttttcttttcctcgcCTCCAGGACAGGTCaagtacattttacttttatttttgcttaTTCTGCTTTGGTTGTATTTGAAAATAACGacaaactggatttaaagctgagcTTGTCAGAAGTGCAACTGTTTCTTGATACAAGCCTACTGCTGCTAGCTGGACTCTGGTCTATTAGCTCTTCTATACAACCCCACAGTGTGTTAATGGTATGGGGTGTCTCTGTGTAAATAGTTTATCACTTTGTCCCTGTcagttttccttttctctgtttttatttgtgttctgTCCTCCTCAGTCTTATCGTTTCTGGTTTGATTACGGTCTTTCaactcatttcattttttttgtctttattggaGTTCTTTATGAAAACGAATAAAGTGTGATTTAAATGAATTTTCCATGGCCTGTAGTGTTTCTTGGTTAAAGCTGGCTTGTGTATTAGTTGTATTAACATAGCATTGCCATGATGGGTcagaagtttttatttttgtatggaAATTTGGCCTGGCCTGACCATCTGTTGTAGTGATggaaaaatcagtgttgctCAAACTTACAAAGAAGTTTCTCAGACCCTGCAGTCTCTGCAGAGCATCAGTGTCTTtcacctgttttgttttttggccacaatgtttttttttcttttcttctattttaGCAAAaaactcactgtatactacctgctcagcagcaGAAAGACACCATTAAAGAAAAGCAGGTGAACTGCTGTAATGAACATGAGCATTTAGCAACTGAAGTGATCAATATTTCCTCAGGAGCTGGTAGAGACAGATATAAGAATACTGCTTTAGGTGGAGAGACTCCTAATGAATCCTGTTGCTTTGTGTCTGCCTGATGTGTCAAGCAACTATCTGCTTGTATAAGGTAAAAAATGTCATGTTGTGGTTATAACTTGTTTTTGCCGTCCTTAAGAAACTACTAAAGGgttaaaatgtgtgtggaaATCCTGACCTGGCTAATACCATAGATGGCTATCATGGACCAACATAGCCCTTTCTgaacggagaccagtgaaggaaattggaagcacttttctggttatggctgagcgttactgagcttgacgacataGATGTGACGTGCACAACTtgaaagtcttctggtagctgtgcaaaaGAGAAATCACAATCATTCTAAATCTTGCAGAAACAGTGTAggtatgttaggagataacagaCACAGggtaattattgctaactaacatgctagttaataaTGGTAATTAAATCTAAACCGCTGATGTAAGttgaaactgtctgcgagcttctcctgacaatacggtgatttgtcgattGCGACAGCAAGTCGCTTGGTTATGACGCAATccttagcctatttttacaaaaaatgtctgctacagagccataatGTGAGCtgcaaggtaatggagccttttatgcAAGCGTGTTTTACAGTAGCCACGGCCAAGCTGGCACGGGCAAATTTGAGGTCATGGGATCGTCGTACCTATTTATACCCGCACTGGTGCTTGCAACACTTgttgcagtcttctcctgaacTGAGGCGGCGCTACGACATTGCTCTTTCTACAGACTAgaagaaaaagataaacaaCGGCAGAACTAGCGGCAGCATTGGCGCTGAAAAAAAGAGTGGTGCGTGACCTCTGCTCATGCACTATTCATCCACTTGGATGCATTGACTGCACTAACCCCCACCCTCCCCAACCATCTTGtcggtgattggctggagtggtttggtgtgttttgGCTGTGCCCCTAGCGTTTGTTTGATGTTTacgacccctgtgttgtctcccgaGACTGNNNNNNNNNNCAGTGtattcagggggcaggcagctacCAGATCAAGGACAGATGActacgatttgagacaaaaatgaaattgcgctgaaaccatgcaggaatttatagtgcacctttaaagtGTGACCACTTCTAACACAGTCCCAAGATGCTAAAATACAAACcatgaaaaatgaaacaatattttcttaaaaggtcccatggcatgaaaatttcattttttaacattaatatgcgttcccccagcctgcctatgatcacccagtggctagaaatggtgataggtgtaaatcgagccctgggtatcctgctctgcctttgagaaaaggaaagctcagatgggctgatctggaatcttgccccttatgaccttataagggacaaggttacctcccttttctctgctttgcctgcccagagaatttggcccacccatgagaaagagacatcattgctttcaaacaagcaaagtggcagttgctcaaggccacacccccagcctccaccttgcctcGCCATCTCctcttcaaaagctacagactcagaaatggcacatactaaggaaagctcattgtgggactggctctagtggctgaaattctgcaccaaggctgaattttggacatcagatatggtattaggagaccactaaggtctataaaagcatccaccatattttcattgtctatttcttgcctgtatttcttgccttgtatttctttcgtgcttacttgtttgtgtgttattgttttttttgttttttgtttttttttactgttgctgctatgctgctactgtaacgacagaatttccccgtcgtgggatgaataaagtataatctaatctaatctaatcaaagagcaccatgtcatgggacctttaaaaaatgactaGCCCAGGTATAACCTGTCACCCTACTCCAAGAATAAGACACCCCAGAGACAGCAGACTGTACAGACGTGTTGGCAATGTTTCTCAATGTGTTACAGTACAACAGTATTCAAAACAAATTAAGGATATGTGTACTAGTTTTATGTGGTTGTCTATGTTTTGTGCTTGTCCACAGACCTAGTCCAATCATTCTCTGattgcttttcttttcctccctaAGACCGAgacttaaaatgtctttttaatttcTGCATATCTTATGGGACTATGCAACTCTGTTATTTTCCACTAACGCTGTTCCCAGTGTTCACACAAAGTTCTTAGAGGAAGATGTCTGGTGACATACCAAACTAAACACACTGTAATGTGCAGCAAGTCTGACACACaccctgcatttaaaatgtatacttcAAATGATCAGGTTATTATGGATAGCCATTGAGTTGTATTACACAGGAGAAATCAGCTCTTTTATGGAAGTCAGACAATCAAAGACTGATGAGCCACTTTTATCTCCATTACTATGTTCATCCTTTAAGTAAAGTATCATCAAACCAGACAGGAGTCACGGAAATGCCAGGATCATATATTTAATGTCGAAGTATAATTGTTGTAATGTGTGTCAGGAGAGT
The nucleotide sequence above comes from Etheostoma spectabile isolate EspeVRDwgs_2016 chromosome 15, UIUC_Espe_1.0, whole genome shotgun sequence. Encoded proteins:
- the arl6ip1 gene encoding ADP-ribosylation factor-like protein 6-interacting protein 1, with amino-acid sequence MADGDNKSANMLAQETAQLEEQLQGWGEVILAGDRVVRWEKPWFPGALMAATTVIFLLIYYLDPSVLTGLSCAVMLLCLADYLVPTLAPRVFGSNKWTTEQQQRFHEICGNLVKTQRRIVGWWKRLCALKEEKPKMYFASVISSLLVVAWIGQQVHNLFLTYLIVNFLLLLPGLNQHGVITKYASMAKREINKLLKQKEKKNE